TTTATGGTAACACCAATATTCTTTCAGATATCCAGCGTCCCAATATGTTCATTAATGAGCTGAAAATGTATGTTGATTATCTGAAAAAGGAAATTACAGACTCATCCATACAGATTACCCAATCTCAATCCAAAAAATGGAATGCTTTCAAAAAAAACATGCTTGAAGGAATAGAATATTATCACAATCTTTTTAAAACATCGTCATTCTTCAGCCAGAAATCACAAACCATACATCATCAACTTCAAGAATATAAACAGATCCTTATGGCTATTGAAATTCCTCAGGTCGAAAAGTAATAATTACTTTTACTTGATAATTTTATATTCAGAAAATCAAAAAAACAGCCTTTAGATAAAGGCTGTTTTTTTGATTATAATGAAATCTTAAAAAACATTTCTGTTATAAAATAAATGAGTAAACATGGGCTTTTTCATTTATAATAACTATAGATCGCATGGTTATTTTAAATCTATATCCCGCTTAATATTCCTTACCTTAGAGGTCAGTTAGTAAAATTATTTTTATGGAAAAAAGAAAAATCAAGAACACCAATTTGGAAGTTGCCCCAATTAATTTTGGAGGTAATGTTTTTGGATGGACTCTAGACGAAAAACAATCGTTTGATATACTGGATCAGTTTACCGAAGCAGGATTCAATTTTATAGATACTGCAGATACTTACTCGTGGTGGGTAAACGGAAAAGGCGGACAATCTGAGGAAATTATCGGAAAATGGATGAAAAGCCGTAATAACCGTAAGAACATCGTGCTGGCAACCAAAGTAGGTTCCGAAACAAAGGAACATGGTTTTGACATCAGTAAAAAACATATCCTAAAATCTGTGGATGAATCCCTGCAAAGGCTTCAGACTGATCATATTGATGTTTATTATACCCATTTTGATGATAACGTTACTCCGGTAGAAGAAACTCTTTCAGCATACGATGAAATCATCAAGGCAGGAAAAGTACGTTATATTGCAGCATCCAACCTTTCTCCGGAACGTTTAAAAGCGTCATTCGAAGCTTCTGAAAAGAACAATCTTCCTAAATATGTAGCCTTACAGCCTCATTACAATCTATTGGAGAGAGAAGGTTTTGAAAAAAACTATGCTCCATTAGTAGAACAGTTTGATCTGAGTGTCTTCCCATATTGGTCTTTGGCAGCAGGATTTTTAACTGGAAAATACCGTAATGAAGCAGATCTTGCCAAAAGCGCGAGAGGAGAGGGCGTAAGAAAATACCTAAACCCAAAAGGTCTGGACGTGTTAAAAGCATTGGATCAGATAAGCGAAAAATATCATAGCAATCAGGGAACTGTTGCTTTGGCCTGGTTGTTATCAAATCCTCTGATTACAGCCCCAATTGTAAGTGCTACGAGTGCATCACAGCTTGAAACGCTTTTCAATGCTCCAAAGCTTATTTTAGACCAAGGAGATATTGATTTGCTTAATAAAGTAAGTCAGTAGTTTACAATTATCATTGTTAGATTAAAAAAAAATCCGTTCAAGACTGAACGGATTTTTTAATAAGTATATTTTTATAATCATTATTCTGAATATTCTTTCAAAAGCTGTCTATAACTCATCAAAATAGAGGATTTAGAGATAAAGCCAATGAAATCATTATTATCACTTACTACCGGAAGATTCCAGACTCCTGTATCATCAAAGGTTTGAAGAATTTCCAGCGGTTTATTTTCAGGATGGAGTATAGCCGGCGGAGCTTTCATCACCTGAATAATGGTTTGTAAAGGATCAATTTCCTTATTGAAAAGATAAGGTCTTATATCATCCAGTGTTAAAATACCCTTTAGTTTTCTATGATCATCTACTATGGCAAAAATATTTTTATCACCATTCTTTACCAGTTCAAACAGTTCTGTAATAGACGCATTCTCATTAATTGTCTGCGAATATCTATCGATAAAATCCTCTGTTCTCAACGCAAATAACAGGTTCTTGTCATGCTTATTTGTGAATATTTTCCCCTGGTCTGCAAGAGACTTCAATTCTGGAGAAATTGGAGAAAACCATTTGGCAATAAGATAAGATATTACCGAAGCAATCATCAACGGGATAAACAAATCATATCCAAAGCTGGATTCTGCAATCAGGAATATAGCCGTTAAAGGAGCATACAGAACGCCGCTCATTGCACCAGCCATTCCTACCAGAACAAGATTGGTTACGGGAACATCTGTAAAGCCGATATGCTGACAAACCAGAGCAAATAAATACCCCAACGTTCCACCTGCAAAAAGAGACGGAGCAAAGTTTCCGCCATTTCCGCCACTGAATATGGTAAAAGAAGTTGCAAAAGCTTTTAATAGCAGTACCAATACTAAAAATACAATAATCGTCCAGTCTCCAATTTCAAAGTATCTGAAAAAACTGTTTTCAATAATGGAGTGCGTATTTCCGTTTGTAAAGGCCTTTACCGTTTCATATCCCTCTCCAAATAAGGGTGGAAAGAGAACACAAAGAAGTGAAAGTACAGCTCCTCCGAACATCGCCTTCCGCATTCGGGATAATTGAAGTCCTTTTATGAAATGCTCTACCTTTTGAGAAA
This genomic interval from Chryseobacterium joostei contains the following:
- a CDS encoding aldo/keto reductase; protein product: MEKRKIKNTNLEVAPINFGGNVFGWTLDEKQSFDILDQFTEAGFNFIDTADTYSWWVNGKGGQSEEIIGKWMKSRNNRKNIVLATKVGSETKEHGFDISKKHILKSVDESLQRLQTDHIDVYYTHFDDNVTPVEETLSAYDEIIKAGKVRYIAASNLSPERLKASFEASEKNNLPKYVALQPHYNLLEREGFEKNYAPLVEQFDLSVFPYWSLAAGFLTGKYRNEADLAKSARGEGVRKYLNPKGLDVLKALDQISEKYHSNQGTVALAWLLSNPLITAPIVSATSASQLETLFNAPKLILDQGDIDLLNKVSQ
- a CDS encoding chloride channel protein yields the protein MKIHNKKKYLSFLKFKRDFQKYGLEKARSYELILHWLNNRLSRNQFLVLSGILVGCTAGLAGVILKTLVHNIHYFITNKVHFEYQILFYIVFPFLGIVLTTMIVLTLFKGQDRKGIGAILYEIAQNSSIVASVKMYSQVIQSAVTVGLGGSAGLESPIAVTGAAIGSNYAQTYRLNYKERTLLLAAGATAGIASAFNAPIAGIMFAFEILLTGVVFTDFIPLVVAAVCGSLLSRILLQEDVLFRFYTRDAFNYKNVPYYLILGLVTGLYARYFVIVSQKVEHFIKGLQLSRMRKAMFGGAVLSLLCVLFPPLFGEGYETVKAFTNGNTHSIIENSFFRYFEIGDWTIIVFLVLVLLLKAFATSFTIFSGGNGGNFAPSLFAGGTLGYLFALVCQHIGFTDVPVTNLVLVGMAGAMSGVLYAPLTAIFLIAESSFGYDLFIPLMIASVISYLIAKWFSPISPELKSLADQGKIFTNKHDKNLLFALRTEDFIDRYSQTINENASITELFELVKNGDKNIFAIVDDHRKLKGILTLDDIRPYLFNKEIDPLQTIIQVMKAPPAILHPENKPLEILQTFDDTGVWNLPVVSDNNDFIGFISKSSILMSYRQLLKEYSE